One part of the Nostoc sp. PCC 7120 = FACHB-418 genome encodes these proteins:
- a CDS encoding bifunctional folylpolyglutamate synthase/dihydrofolate synthase → MNINSLLQPFHHFGVNLGLSRIIKLLDNLGNPHERVPIIHVAGTNGKGSVCAYLSSVLTEAGYRTGRYTSPHLVDWPERICLNEQQISHDELCQLVLTVQAAICFDDEYPTLFEVITAAAWLYFAQQTIDVAVVEVGLGGRLDATNVIADPLVTVITSISREHWQQLGPTVADIAGEKAGILKPGCPVVVGTLPSDAEKVVRSRAQELQCPLILPQPARQISPQLAEYQSIQNTKTIKYPLPLQGQIQLNNSALALAALEILQQKGWQISEAEIINGMAKTKWPGRMQWITWQNHKLLIDGAHNPAAAHVLRNYVDTLNNQSVTWVMGMLSTKDHADIFQALLRPNDQLYLVPVPDNNSANPEVLSKLASDVCPKLSTCQTFSNLPLAIETAFNSTDNLVVLCGSLYLIGHFLASKG, encoded by the coding sequence GTGAATATCAATTCCCTACTGCAACCATTTCACCATTTCGGCGTTAACCTCGGACTTTCGCGGATTATCAAATTGCTGGACAACCTTGGCAATCCCCATGAGCGAGTTCCCATAATTCATGTAGCTGGCACAAATGGTAAAGGTTCTGTTTGTGCTTATCTTTCCTCGGTGTTGACTGAGGCTGGTTATCGTACAGGGCGCTACACTTCGCCGCATTTAGTCGATTGGCCAGAGCGTATTTGCCTGAATGAACAGCAGATTTCTCATGATGAATTGTGTCAATTAGTTTTAACAGTCCAAGCAGCTATTTGTTTTGATGATGAATACCCGACTTTATTTGAAGTAATTACCGCCGCCGCTTGGTTATATTTTGCCCAGCAAACAATCGATGTGGCAGTGGTAGAAGTAGGATTGGGTGGACGGTTGGATGCTACTAATGTAATTGCTGATCCTTTGGTGACAGTGATAACTTCTATCAGTCGGGAACATTGGCAACAATTGGGGCCGACTGTCGCTGATATTGCTGGGGAAAAAGCGGGGATTCTCAAACCGGGTTGTCCGGTTGTGGTTGGGACTTTGCCATCGGATGCAGAAAAAGTGGTGCGATCGCGCGCTCAAGAATTACAATGTCCTTTAATTCTGCCTCAACCTGCTCGTCAAATCTCTCCCCAATTAGCAGAATATCAAAGTATTCAAAACACAAAAACAATTAAATATCCTCTACCTTTACAAGGACAAATTCAACTCAATAATTCTGCTTTGGCACTAGCAGCTTTAGAAATTTTGCAACAAAAAGGCTGGCAGATTTCTGAAGCAGAAATTATTAATGGCATGGCAAAAACTAAATGGCCAGGGCGAATGCAATGGATTACTTGGCAAAACCACAAATTATTAATTGATGGCGCTCATAATCCGGCGGCGGCTCACGTACTCAGAAACTATGTAGATACCCTAAATAATCAATCAGTAACTTGGGTTATGGGAATGTTATCTACGAAAGACCACGCCGATATTTTTCAAGCTTTATTAAGACCAAACGACCAATTATATTTAGTTCCAGTACCAGATAATAATTCAGCTAACCCAGAGGTTTTATCCAAGTTAGCTAGTGATGTTTGTCCAAAATTAAGCACTTGTCAAACTTTTTCAAATTTACCATTAGCCATAGAAACCGCATTCAACTCAACAGATAACTTAGTAGTGTTATGTGGTTCCTTATATTTAATTGGTCATTTTTTAGCTTCTAAAGGCTAG
- a CDS encoding ABC transporter substrate-binding protein: protein MIQLQKFQKFIACAMLGLITSWMVSCSTGNVNTNTQQTASGTANIEFWTMQLQPQFTNYFQSLIANFETQNPGIKVNWVDVPWAAMENKILTAVSAKTPPDVVNLNPDFASQLAGRNAWLDLDTKVPQEARSSYLPNIWKASTLNGKSFGVPWYLTTRLTIYNTDLLKQAGISKPPATYAELAQAAQQIKDKTGKYAFFVTFVPQDSGEVLQSFVQMGATLVDTEGKAAFNSPQGKAAFQYWVDLYKKGLLPKEALTQGHRHAIDLYQSGETAFLASGPEFLKTITTNAPKVAQASAIAPQLTGDTGKKNVAVMNIVVPRDTKQPDAAVKFALFVTNDENQLAFAKAANVLPSTTKALADSYFKDIPADASTVEKARVVSAQQLQQAEILTPALKDIKKLQKAIYDNLQAAMLGEKTVDKAVEDAAQEWNSR, encoded by the coding sequence ATGATTCAATTGCAAAAATTTCAAAAATTTATTGCTTGTGCAATGCTGGGTTTAATCACCAGTTGGATGGTCAGTTGCAGCACAGGAAACGTTAATACAAACACACAGCAAACTGCTTCGGGAACAGCAAATATTGAGTTTTGGACTATGCAACTCCAACCTCAATTTACTAACTACTTCCAAAGTCTGATTGCGAATTTTGAAACCCAAAATCCGGGTATAAAGGTGAACTGGGTAGATGTACCCTGGGCGGCAATGGAGAACAAAATTTTAACAGCTGTCTCCGCAAAAACGCCACCTGATGTTGTTAACCTCAATCCAGATTTTGCTTCTCAACTAGCAGGACGAAATGCCTGGTTAGATTTAGATACAAAAGTCCCGCAGGAAGCTCGTTCCTCCTATCTTCCGAACATTTGGAAAGCCAGTACTCTTAATGGCAAAAGTTTTGGCGTTCCTTGGTACCTCACAACGAGGCTAACCATTTATAACACTGATTTATTAAAACAGGCAGGTATCAGTAAACCACCTGCTACTTACGCAGAATTAGCACAAGCGGCGCAACAAATTAAAGATAAGACAGGGAAATACGCGTTTTTTGTCACGTTTGTACCGCAAGATTCCGGTGAAGTCTTACAGTCTTTTGTACAGATGGGAGCAACCCTAGTAGATACTGAAGGCAAAGCGGCTTTTAATTCACCCCAAGGAAAAGCTGCGTTTCAGTATTGGGTAGACCTTTACAAAAAAGGTTTATTACCTAAAGAAGCACTGACTCAAGGACATCGCCACGCAATTGATCTGTATCAATCTGGAGAAACAGCCTTTCTAGCTTCTGGGCCTGAATTTCTGAAAACGATCACCACCAATGCGCCAAAAGTTGCTCAAGCTTCGGCGATTGCTCCTCAACTTACTGGCGACACGGGTAAGAAAAATGTAGCTGTGATGAATATCGTTGTTCCCCGCGATACAAAACAACCAGATGCGGCGGTGAAATTTGCTTTATTTGTCACCAATGACGAAAATCAATTAGCTTTTGCTAAAGCTGCAAATGTTTTACCATCAACAACCAAAGCGCTAGCTGATAGTTATTTTAAAGATATTCCGGCTGATGCTTCTACAGTAGAAAAAGCGCGAGTTGTCAGCGCACAACAACTACAACAAGCAGAAATTCTCACCCCTGCTTTAAAGGATATTAAGAAGCTACAAAAAGCGATTTATGACAACTTACAAGCTGCAATGTTGGGAGAAAAAACGGTAGATAAAGCTGTAGAAGATGCGGCACAGGAGTGGAATAGTCGATAG
- the pilM gene encoding type IV pilus assembly protein PilM: MVKSFSSLFGKSHRGVGVEIAPERVNVVQIRKQRQGLKLESLTSVPVPEGIVADGQITDPPAMAQLIQQALAESKIKVSRVATGVPGRDSIVRIIPVPSELDDKELRDMVLNHEAGLYLPYPREEADVDYQKLGYFVDEDGIEKVRVLLVATRKEVTDTYISTFEQAGLQIGVLEINSFALIRTIRDQLRQFGPEEATVLVDIEFDSTEIAIIINGVPQFSRTVPIGTYQMQMAFARAMSLPTSRDMEMLQGLVIPVNSVDSDKTGMTETDPGMAGVLRILGELTDELRRSIDFYLNQSENVEIAQILLGGPGGGLEQLHEFFTQRLSIPTSQIDPIGSLSLQVDEEKYPSTQRSGLGIVLGLGMREV; this comes from the coding sequence GTGGTGAAAAGTTTCAGTAGTCTGTTTGGCAAATCTCATAGAGGGGTAGGTGTAGAAATTGCACCAGAACGGGTGAATGTAGTTCAAATACGCAAGCAGCGCCAAGGCTTGAAACTTGAATCTTTAACATCAGTTCCAGTTCCAGAGGGGATTGTCGCTGATGGTCAAATTACCGATCCCCCAGCAATGGCTCAATTAATTCAGCAGGCGCTAGCTGAAAGCAAAATCAAAGTATCTCGTGTGGCTACTGGTGTACCTGGACGAGACTCGATTGTCCGTATCATACCTGTACCGTCAGAGTTGGATGACAAAGAATTACGGGATATGGTGTTAAACCACGAAGCCGGGTTGTATTTACCCTATCCTCGTGAGGAAGCTGATGTAGATTATCAGAAACTTGGGTACTTTGTAGATGAGGATGGCATTGAAAAGGTACGGGTTCTGTTAGTTGCTACCCGCAAGGAGGTAACAGATACATATATTAGTACTTTTGAGCAGGCAGGCTTACAAATTGGTGTTTTAGAAATTAACAGTTTTGCACTAATTCGGACAATTCGTGATCAACTGCGGCAATTTGGGCCAGAAGAAGCAACAGTACTAGTTGATATAGAGTTCGACAGTACGGAAATTGCAATCATCATTAACGGCGTACCACAATTTTCCCGCACTGTTCCCATTGGAACTTATCAAATGCAAATGGCATTTGCTAGAGCTATGAGTTTGCCCACTTCTAGAGATATGGAAATGTTACAGGGATTGGTGATTCCTGTAAATTCTGTAGATAGCGATAAAACGGGGATGACGGAAACTGACCCTGGTATGGCAGGCGTATTGCGAATCTTGGGAGAACTAACAGATGAGCTGCGCCGTTCTATTGATTTTTACTTAAATCAGAGTGAAAACGTAGAAATAGCCCAGATTTTATTGGGTGGGCCTGGTGGTGGACTAGAACAACTTCATGAGTTTTTTACTCAACGTTTAAGTATTCCTACCAGTCAAATAGATCCTATAGGGTCTTTGTCCTTGCAAGTTGATGAAGAAAAATATCCCTCTACACAACGTTCTGGTTTAGGAATAGTTCTTGGTTTAGGAATGAGGGAGGTATGA
- a CDS encoding PilN domain-containing protein has product MYGLDINFLKDRPAYQSNNKSEKKQGIKLPSGSLIPMYLGVGVGLCFPIFVGGGLLFLQAKTAELEQAIALLDEESKKLDAEIASITKIKEQTSAVKADTQSLVMVFDQIRPWSAMLEDLRDRIPASVQIEIVRQTPPTPPAAGQPPGNPAGGIEITGLARSFNDVNDFLLLLQQSRFLKSADTKIITASLADAPVQAGSGNSAGIKPPQVVKYTIQSSLSDVPASELIRELEQKGTVGLVTRIRAMQQTGVITR; this is encoded by the coding sequence ATGTATGGATTAGATATTAACTTTCTCAAAGACCGCCCAGCTTACCAGTCTAATAACAAGTCCGAGAAAAAACAGGGTATTAAATTGCCATCTGGGAGCTTAATACCAATGTATTTGGGAGTTGGCGTAGGTCTTTGTTTCCCCATATTTGTCGGTGGTGGGTTGTTATTTTTACAGGCGAAAACTGCGGAATTAGAGCAGGCGATCGCCTTACTAGATGAAGAGAGTAAGAAGCTGGATGCAGAAATCGCCAGCATTACCAAAATCAAGGAACAGACTAGTGCTGTCAAAGCCGACACCCAGAGTTTGGTGATGGTGTTTGACCAGATTCGTCCTTGGTCAGCAATGTTAGAAGATTTGCGCGATCGCATTCCCGCAAGTGTGCAGATTGAAATTGTTAGACAAACGCCACCTACACCCCCAGCCGCAGGACAGCCCCCTGGTAATCCAGCTGGTGGGATAGAAATTACTGGCTTGGCTCGTTCCTTTAATGATGTCAATGACTTCTTATTACTCTTACAACAATCCCGTTTTTTGAAGTCTGCTGACACCAAAATTATTACAGCCAGCCTAGCAGATGCGCCAGTACAAGCTGGTAGTGGTAACAGTGCGGGAATTAAACCACCCCAAGTAGTTAAATACACTATTCAATCCAGCCTCAGTGATGTTCCAGCTTCTGAATTAATTCGGGAGTTAGAACAAAAAGGCACTGTCGGACTGGTGACTCGGATTCGAGCTATGCAACAAACAGGAGTCATTACGAGATGA
- a CDS encoding AMIN domain-containing protein encodes MKHVHGNGLVLGAAAFVFLAAQPVSAQTTQITEVKLNPGNGGLSVVLKTSAGSRPQVFTTKRGKALVADIINTQLRLPQGNNFRQDKPAAGIASVEVVQLDANSIRVIVTGDSDAPTSQPVIRQQDGITLSLTPSTGTTASAPVTPRPPVSTTPPASTPAQTGVVPNVLVPNPQVTIDGKPAQPAGPGQPLSQAPPFLPRAVAPPVGDIAISATDASPSTIDLGTQERVPRLVLRDAPVREVLSLLARAANLNLAYISDGVGGTPAAGGQGISQTISLDIENEPVQDVFNYVLRLSGLEANRSNRTIFVGPKLPNSTRDVVMRNLRLNQVNVGVALNFLVGLGAETAVSRERQVTNVNAVPVGTGVAPITQTQTTTETRVETQRINFQDSNPLLRGLQALGDERTNSLTLIGPPKLVEMAMNQLTQLDIRRRQVVVNVKIIDVNLSNTQDNNASLSFGIGNNYFSSDGGAASLNIGGLNPPSAGNVRNSLNPTVTTNPYSSGNTFLDLTQSVGPVPDTGVDTRNITINNPGGGSITETQGQDLNFVQRRAGISGDPFETGITAVTQGTPNIIRRTTTTDPTTGAVTETTTVTEGTRGSITAALPSLFQYPKRLLANLQAQVTNGNAKILTDPTLIVQEGQTANVKLTQEVVGNITSETTRGDGASTQTVTAEKTDVGLTLAVKIDRIDDNGFVSLSVAPVVKAPQSSAVINVSGNSQTIFLVSERSLNSGMIRLRDGQTLILSGIIQDQDRTSVSKIPILGDIPLIGSLFRKTNRTNERREVIVLLTPQVMDDSQNSSYGYNYSPSPEVRQMLERRGLNTPRR; translated from the coding sequence GTGAAACACGTTCATGGTAATGGTTTAGTTTTAGGTGCTGCTGCTTTCGTATTTTTGGCAGCACAGCCCGTGTCGGCGCAAACCACACAAATTACAGAAGTCAAGCTAAATCCAGGCAATGGTGGACTTAGCGTTGTTTTAAAAACTTCTGCCGGTTCTCGTCCACAAGTTTTTACAACAAAAAGAGGCAAGGCTTTAGTTGCAGATATTATTAATACGCAACTAAGACTTCCACAAGGTAATAACTTTCGGCAAGATAAGCCTGCTGCGGGAATTGCTTCCGTTGAGGTTGTGCAACTAGATGCTAATAGCATCCGCGTCATCGTCACTGGTGATAGCGACGCACCGACTAGCCAACCTGTCATCCGTCAACAAGATGGCATCACCCTCAGCTTAACGCCATCAACAGGCACTACAGCATCAGCACCAGTCACCCCCAGACCACCAGTTTCTACAACACCACCAGCTTCTACCCCAGCACAAACAGGTGTAGTCCCCAATGTGCTTGTACCTAATCCACAAGTGACAATTGATGGCAAACCAGCCCAGCCTGCTGGCCCCGGACAGCCATTAAGTCAAGCGCCGCCGTTCTTACCTAGAGCCGTTGCACCTCCTGTTGGGGATATTGCTATTTCTGCGACTGATGCTTCTCCCAGTACTATAGATTTAGGTACTCAGGAACGTGTACCTCGTCTGGTGTTGCGCGATGCACCGGTTAGAGAAGTTTTATCATTGCTGGCTCGTGCTGCTAACTTAAACTTGGCTTATATAAGTGATGGAGTTGGTGGGACACCTGCGGCTGGAGGTCAAGGTATCTCGCAAACAATCTCGCTAGATATAGAAAATGAGCCAGTGCAAGATGTGTTTAACTATGTCTTGCGTCTGAGTGGTTTAGAGGCTAACCGCAGTAATAGGACAATTTTTGTCGGGCCGAAATTACCTAACTCCACCCGTGATGTGGTGATGCGTAACCTGCGACTCAATCAGGTAAATGTAGGAGTTGCTTTAAATTTCTTGGTTGGCTTAGGGGCTGAAACTGCCGTTAGCCGTGAACGTCAAGTTACCAATGTCAATGCTGTACCGGTAGGGACTGGAGTTGCCCCTATCACCCAAACCCAAACAACCACAGAAACTAGAGTCGAAACACAAAGAATTAATTTTCAAGACTCTAATCCATTACTGAGAGGTTTACAAGCATTGGGAGACGAGCGGACAAATTCTCTCACCTTAATTGGCCCTCCCAAGCTAGTTGAAATGGCAATGAATCAACTCACTCAGCTTGATATTCGCCGTCGTCAAGTGGTAGTTAACGTCAAAATTATTGATGTTAATCTGAGTAACACCCAAGACAATAATGCCAGCCTTTCTTTTGGCATTGGGAATAATTACTTCAGTAGCGATGGAGGTGCGGCATCACTAAATATTGGTGGTCTTAATCCACCTAGTGCTGGGAATGTGCGTAATAGTCTCAACCCAACCGTGACGACTAATCCTTATAGTAGTGGTAATACTTTCCTCGATTTGACTCAATCTGTTGGACCGGTTCCAGATACGGGAGTAGACACTAGAAATATCACTATCAACAATCCAGGTGGAGGCTCTATTACTGAGACACAGGGTCAGGATCTAAACTTTGTACAGAGAAGAGCAGGGATTTCAGGAGATCCATTTGAAACTGGAATTACCGCCGTTACTCAAGGAACACCAAACATTATCAGAAGAACTACTACTACTGATCCAACAACAGGAGCAGTAACCGAAACAACAACAGTTACCGAAGGAACTCGTGGATCTATAACTGCTGCGCTACCTAGCCTATTCCAGTACCCAAAACGTCTTCTCGCTAACTTGCAAGCGCAAGTTACAAATGGTAATGCGAAGATATTGACTGACCCAACCTTAATTGTGCAAGAAGGTCAAACAGCTAATGTTAAACTGACGCAGGAAGTGGTGGGAAACATAACGAGCGAAACAACTCGTGGTGATGGTGCTTCTACACAAACTGTGACAGCAGAGAAAACAGATGTAGGTTTAACCTTAGCAGTCAAAATTGATCGGATTGATGACAATGGTTTTGTTTCCTTGTCAGTTGCTCCTGTTGTCAAAGCTCCCCAATCTTCAGCTGTAATTAATGTTTCAGGTAATAGCCAAACCATATTTTTGGTGTCTGAGCGCTCCCTTAATTCAGGTATGATTCGTCTCAGAGATGGCCAAACGCTAATTCTTTCAGGCATCATTCAAGACCAAGACAGAACAAGTGTATCTAAGATTCCTATCTTGGGTGATATTCCGCTTATTGGTTCTTTGTTTAGAAAGACAAACAGAACCAATGAGCGTAGAGAGGTAATTGTACTTCTGACACCTCAAGTTATGGATGACTCTCAAAACTCTTCTTACGGTTATAACTATTCCCCCAGTCCAGAGGTGCGGCAAATGCTTGAGCGCCGTGGTTTAAATACTCCCAGGAGGTAA
- a CDS encoding GNAT family N-acetyltransferase translates to MRLEKVTEQHAAILYQYISDPRMYEYLEEQIPTQVEVQHNFRFAALEKSPDNETMIWLKWAAVNPQNQYVGLVEIGIFDDLYAEIGFMTFVDFQRQGYATLYCLEAIAQTQKRFSLPSLHASVNEYNIASRKVLEKLGFELQKVNKNAELLKGKPTDELIYYLNFSV, encoded by the coding sequence TTGCGTTTAGAAAAAGTTACAGAACAACACGCCGCAATCCTCTACCAGTACATCAGTGATCCACGGATGTATGAATATCTAGAGGAGCAAATTCCCACCCAGGTAGAAGTGCAGCACAATTTCCGGTTTGCTGCCTTAGAAAAATCGCCCGATAATGAAACCATGATTTGGCTGAAATGGGCGGCTGTAAACCCCCAAAATCAGTATGTAGGTCTTGTAGAAATAGGAATTTTTGATGATCTATATGCAGAAATTGGCTTTATGACCTTCGTAGATTTCCAGAGACAAGGATATGCTACCCTTTATTGTTTAGAGGCGATCGCTCAAACCCAAAAACGCTTTTCCCTTCCCTCACTACACGCATCAGTCAACGAATATAATATCGCCTCCCGTAAAGTCCTAGAAAAGCTTGGTTTTGAGTTGCAGAAAGTGAATAAAAACGCAGAGTTGCTCAAAGGAAAGCCAACTGATGAACTCATTTACTACCTAAACTTTTCTGTTTAG
- a CDS encoding helix-turn-helix domain-containing protein, translated as MTQEPVFEESSGNVFADLGLSNASELFTRGKIGIQVLHLLKQRNLKQREISELLGIPQSEVSHLMKGEFQRFSEGKLLIFLKRLDTEITLHLRPRHAPDQAAEIVISL; from the coding sequence ATGACACAGGAACCAGTTTTTGAAGAAAGTAGTGGTAACGTATTCGCTGACCTCGGTTTGTCGAATGCTTCGGAACTTTTTACGCGGGGCAAAATAGGGATTCAGGTACTTCACCTCTTGAAACAACGCAATCTGAAACAGCGTGAAATTAGTGAACTTCTTGGCATTCCCCAGTCAGAAGTATCTCATCTAATGAAAGGAGAGTTTCAACGGTTCAGCGAGGGCAAACTTCTCATTTTCCTCAAGCGACTCGATACGGAAATCACATTACATCTTCGCCCTCGTCATGCACCAGACCAAGCGGCTGAAATCGTGATATCCCTATGA
- a CDS encoding type II toxin-antitoxin system RelE/ParE family toxin has product MDDEDITEIPLRPLVWMGDSLKNIRSFPEEVRASVGYALQLVQAGETPMDAKPFKGVGSGVYEIVKRYDTDTYRAVYAVKIGEKIYVLHAFQKKSKQGIKTPLADVDLIKQRYKDAVAREKQE; this is encoded by the coding sequence ATGGATGATGAGGATATTACGGAAATTCCTTTACGACCTCTCGTTTGGATGGGAGACTCTCTCAAAAATATCCGATCATTTCCTGAAGAGGTGCGTGCATCAGTAGGTTATGCTCTGCAATTGGTGCAAGCAGGAGAAACACCAATGGATGCCAAGCCTTTTAAAGGGGTTGGAAGTGGCGTGTATGAAATCGTCAAACGATACGATACAGATACTTACAGAGCAGTCTATGCAGTAAAGATTGGGGAGAAAATTTATGTCCTGCACGCTTTTCAAAAGAAATCAAAGCAGGGGATTAAAACTCCACTAGCTGATGTTGATCTGATCAAACAACGCTATAAAGACGCAGTGGCAAGAGAGAAGCAAGAATGA
- a CDS encoding cyclic nucleotide-binding domain-containing protein has product MLSSVDRLLFVRRVPIFKELRDDFIVRLTSVMHELQFPANHTIFRQGEEGRSLYIIVSGRVKVHIGDKQLAEVDQGKYFGEMAVFDTQPRSASVTTIEPCEFLELTQEQLYDAIEETPEIAVNIIRELSRLIRGLNENVNMSKFSS; this is encoded by the coding sequence ATGCTCAGTAGCGTTGACCGTTTATTATTTGTACGACGAGTCCCGATTTTTAAAGAATTGCGGGATGACTTTATTGTGCGGCTAACCTCAGTGATGCACGAATTGCAATTTCCCGCCAATCATACAATTTTTAGACAAGGGGAAGAGGGGCGATCGCTATATATTATTGTGTCTGGTAGAGTCAAAGTTCATATTGGCGATAAACAACTAGCAGAAGTAGACCAGGGAAAATACTTTGGGGAAATGGCAGTATTTGATACTCAACCCCGTTCCGCCTCTGTAACGACCATAGAACCCTGCGAATTTTTGGAATTAACCCAAGAGCAACTATATGATGCCATTGAAGAGACTCCCGAAATCGCTGTGAATATTATCCGTGAACTATCTCGCCTGATTCGCGGACTGAACGAAAACGTTAATATGTCTAAATTTAGTTCTTGA
- a CDS encoding pyridoxal phosphate-dependent aminotransferase yields the protein MTNFTSRMQAVQSPIIPVVGELIQNSPGTISLGQGVVSYSPPPEAIELLPRFLADPANNLYKAVEGIPPLLNALTEKLSTFNNIEITTDNCIVVTAGSNMAFMNAILAITSPGDEIILNTPYYFNHEMAITMAGCRAVLVETDENYQLCPEAIAQAITPKTRAVVTISPNNPTGVVYCEDLLRNVNQICANYGIYHISDEAYEYFTYDGVKHVSPASFAGSSEYTISLYSLSKAYGFASWRIGYMVIPKHLLVAIKKVQDTILICPPVVSQYAALGALQAKPEYLQDHIGALAQPAVGIAQVRQIVFDYLKQLQGLCNITPADGAFYVFLKVHTQIDAFALVKQLIQEYKVAVIPGTTFGMENGCYLRVAYGALQKDTVKEGIERLVQGLKTILDTGK from the coding sequence ATGACTAACTTCACTTCTCGGATGCAGGCGGTACAATCACCGATTATTCCTGTAGTTGGGGAATTAATTCAAAATTCACCTGGGACTATTTCTTTGGGACAGGGTGTGGTTTCTTATAGTCCGCCACCAGAAGCTATTGAGCTTTTGCCGAGATTTTTGGCTGACCCTGCTAATAATTTATATAAAGCTGTGGAGGGTATTCCTCCTTTGTTGAATGCGCTGACAGAAAAATTGTCTACATTCAACAACATTGAAATCACGACAGATAACTGTATTGTGGTGACGGCGGGAAGCAATATGGCGTTTATGAACGCTATTTTGGCGATTACTTCTCCTGGTGATGAGATTATTCTGAATACGCCTTACTACTTCAACCACGAGATGGCGATCACCATGGCTGGTTGTCGTGCAGTGTTGGTAGAAACCGATGAAAATTACCAACTGTGTCCAGAGGCGATCGCTCAAGCTATTACCCCAAAAACTCGCGCGGTGGTCACAATTTCCCCCAATAATCCTACAGGTGTTGTCTATTGCGAAGATTTGTTACGTAATGTAAATCAAATTTGCGCTAATTATGGCATCTATCACATTAGTGATGAGGCTTATGAATACTTTACTTACGATGGTGTAAAACACGTTTCTCCAGCCTCATTTGCAGGGAGTAGTGAGTATACAATTTCCCTTTATAGTCTTTCTAAAGCTTATGGGTTTGCCAGTTGGCGAATTGGTTATATGGTAATTCCCAAACATCTGCTTGTCGCCATTAAAAAAGTCCAAGACACAATTTTGATTTGTCCGCCTGTGGTTTCTCAGTATGCAGCTTTGGGAGCATTACAAGCAAAACCAGAGTATTTACAGGATCATATTGGAGCGTTGGCGCAGCCTGCCGTAGGCATCGCTCAAGTCAGACAAATAGTATTCGACTACCTCAAGCAACTGCAAGGCTTATGTAATATTACTCCCGCCGATGGTGCTTTCTATGTTTTTCTAAAAGTGCATACTCAGATAGATGCTTTTGCATTAGTCAAACAACTAATTCAAGAATATAAAGTGGCTGTAATTCCGGGGACAACTTTTGGCATGGAAAATGGTTGTTATCTGCGGGTTGCTTACGGTGCTTTGCAAAAAGATACAGTCAAAGAAGGTATTGAAAGGTTAGTACAAGGATTGAAAACAATTTTAGATACAGGAAAATGA
- a CDS encoding secondary thiamine-phosphate synthase enzyme YjbQ, with protein MSIFNKIIEIETEAGINIYNITTYLKDFLAATAIQNGQILVFSQHTTTALAINEDEVRLLEDIKVFLRKLAPESERYLHNDLHLRVVPEDEPMNAHSHLMAMMLTTSEVIPVIEGKLALGTWQSVLFFELDGPRKRNVLLQISGE; from the coding sequence ATGTCCATATTCAATAAAATCATCGAAATAGAAACAGAAGCAGGAATTAATATTTACAACATCACTACCTATCTCAAGGACTTTTTAGCTGCTACTGCAATTCAAAATGGGCAAATTTTAGTTTTTTCACAACACACAACCACTGCTTTAGCAATTAATGAAGATGAAGTTAGATTATTAGAAGATATAAAAGTATTTTTGCGGAAACTGGCCCCGGAGTCGGAACGTTACTTGCATAACGATTTACATTTAAGAGTTGTGCCAGAAGATGAACCGATGAATGCTCATTCTCATTTAATGGCAATGATGTTAACGACTAGCGAAGTTATCCCTGTCATAGAGGGAAAATTAGCATTAGGAACTTGGCAATCTGTATTGTTTTTCGAGTTAGATGGCCCCCGTAAAAGAAATGTGCTGCTGCAAATTTCTGGGGAATAA